TCAGGGGGTTTGCTGCTCACTTCCTTTGGCCTTAGTTCTACTTCATGATCTTCTGGGGATTTTCCGCTCACTTCATTAGGCTCAAGTTTTCCTACAAGATCCTCCTGGGGTTTGCTGCTCACTTCTTTTCTCCCTAGTTTTTCTTCAACATCCTCGGGGGTTTTGTTGCTCACTTCCTTAGGccctaatttttcttcaagATCCTCTGGAGGTTTGCTGCTCAAATCTATCGACTCTAGTTCTGCTTCAAGATCCTCTGGGTGCTTGCTGCTCACTTCCATTGGTCCTAGTTTTGCTCCAAGATCCTCTGGGTGCTTGCTGCTGCTCACTTCCATTGGCCCAATTTTTGCTTCAACATCCTCATGGGTTTTGTTGCTCACTTCCTTAGGCCCtaattttgtttcaaaatCCTCTGGCTGCTTGCTGCTCACTTCCATTGGCCCGAGTTTGGCTTCAATTTCCTTGACTGCATAAGTTAATGATCTCACATCTCGAGCATCTGCTAATTGACTGGATGATGATGCCTGTCATGTAACATGAAATGTACTTGTCTTAGTTACCAGAGGGACAAAGTATTTGGTATCATTCTAGACAAATACACAGGATCATAAATACATTGCTAATAagaactataaaaaaaattgcagagAAGCACTCAATTCCAGCATGCATATTCCCAAAAGGTAATCACACTCTTGTCCAAAAGCAATCAAGGAAAATAGTTTTCCTGTTACATTTCTCAATATCCTGAAGCATTAAAAGCTTTTATAAAATCTACATATGGGTGTACACTACCACAAGTTGTACCGCATGTAAAATATCTTTTGGAAACACCCATATGTAagaatttttttcacaaaaacaaattgaaaagctTTTGTTCAACTAGATTCTACATGGTTAAAAGAGAATTGCAATTACTGGATTGAAGAGTATAACTGAGTCTTAAAATGGCTAATCATAGCAGAGCACTCCCTCGAGCTGTTCTAATGAAGAAAGATGGAAGTATACAGATCCATAAAGATATTGGCAATCGGAATATTTAGTACTTAGCATGCCACTGTACAAGcagatttatttttcttattcaatgcttttaagtatttatatataagtttGCTTATAAGAAATTGCAGATTATTGTGGTAATTTGAgtttaaaattattaacatAAATGCAAGGAAAATACCATGAAACTCACTTTTTTTAGTCGCTCCAGCTGTTTTTCCAGATCCTCTGCCGATGCTTCCTTGTGAATactttgaagaacaaaaagcAAGTGAGAATGGAGATCATCCGAATTATGTTGCTCAACTTTACAGTGCGGAATAGGAGATTGACAACCCACTGCATAGAAAGGACAACTAACGAGCTTCATTGGACAGACAGTAATACAATGTCTGTCCATGTCGCGTCTCATGATGGTATTGGAGCAGTTTTGTTCACATGGAATAATCTTGACGGGGCAAATTGAGTCATGTTTCTCCTTGTGACTTGCACAAAATACGGTACTACACCCTTGATTTGTGCAAGTCATAGACCTAAAACTGCAGTTTGAAATATGCTCTGCAAGCTCCACTGGAGAGTTAAATTTCATATTGCAGTGGTGTTCATTCTTAAAGTCCACATTCTTAAGCAAAGACTGAGCTATTGTTTCTCTTCTATCAAGcaaccaaaacccatttatTTCCATCTCTTGCACGAAATCATCTATcttatcttctcttttttcactTAGCAACCATCCTGAAACCCGACTAAACAAATTTCTCTTGGAACTTGCAAAGTCatcaacaaaatcagaaatgaTATCATAAGGATGATCAGATACTTGTGCATCTGCGCCATCTTCTAAGATAACTGATTCAGcaacaaaattttcacttcTCTGAGTGATATACTCCACCATCTCCTTTCTCACATCAGCAGCCACTGAAGCAGGGGTCCAGAAGATATCACCAGATGTATTGTCAACACAAGCTGTAGCTAATCCAGGGATGAAAACTTGAGCTATCTTGTGAACTAATTCTGTATCGTAAAGATCACAATGGAATGCAGGACCTCCATCTTTCCCATCTTCTATCCTTTCTGGTTCAAGTTCCACATTACTTGCAGGTAGATCATCAATGGTTGACAATTCCTGCAAACAATTTCAGCCTTCAATACACCACTTACTCACCCAGTAAGTTTCTATTTTCCAAGAGAAATTTAATGAAAGTTTTGTAGTCCACATGTTCATCCTTGaatctaaaaagaaacaaacaagtaTGTATTTTATTGTTGCATCTGTTTGTGACTTTCAAAGACTAATACATTTTTTGGTCAGAAAAGACTAGCAAGGTATATTACCTAATGGGTTGATGCCTGCTGAGTTTCCCAGATGTTATCATTACTTGTATTCTAAACATAACATTCGTAAAAGGGTTCATCACGGGAATTAACAATACCTAGTATTCTGACTATCacatgttcattctaaagtcCTTCTGAAATCAAGATCTACATGGTTCATCTACAAGGCTTATTTACTCCTCACAGTACATGCATGAGATCATAATTCCCAGGTAAACATAAtgggaaaaatgaaaaagctgCCACAACATCTTAAATTCCTCCTTTACTACTCTACCTCTACATTGTCATTGATCAATATAGCAAAACTGATTTAAGCCCATgaattcaaaacaatttgCTTTTTTCAAAGACTCTTTTTCTAAAGAAACTCAGGATATTTCTTACCTGCATCATTTTTGTAATGTAGGGGGTAAGAGATGTCTTCAGAAAGCTTCTTCACTTGTCCATAACTAGAATTCTGCAATCAGCAATACCCGGAAGAATGAAAACTCAACAGAATTTAagagaaagataaaaacaatgtatcaaaatccaaaaacgAAAATTACCCTTATAAGAAATAAGTCTAAATTTGGCCCAATTTGCCATATCTTTTTTCAACCCTTCTTGTTTTGTAACCTGTTGTAACCGTTCTGAGAGAAAGGTGGAAAAACCAAGGCACCGATGCACCTGAGGACCTGAGAGCAACTATTCATTTACAACCGTAGGATTATGCTTGGCCAGATCTAACGGCTTAAAATATGTGATAGATCCCCCGTTTTCAACTTCTTGACCCGTTTTGAGTGGACAatctgtttgttttcttttgctctACACGTTCACTTCATTTCTGACATTTCTCCCTcagcttctcttctctcttccaaCTGGTTTAATCTACCGGGACTGTGTCTTACTCGtcttcccttctctctctctctctctctctctctcagaaagCTTCTTCTAAAGGTCACTTCACTTGTATATGCAGTGCAGATCCATAATTCTGCAATACCCAACACCAATACCAATGTCCAGAAGAATGAAAGCTCAACAGGATTTAAGACAAtgaatcaaaattcaaaaacgaAAATTACCCTTTTAAGAAATAAGTCTAAATTTGGCCCAATTTGCCATATTCTTCTTGCAAGCCCTTTTTTGACCAGACACGTCGTTAGTGGGACTGGGACCCAAGTAGTCTCTCTGTATTGACCTTTATGTTGTGTAAAGCAAGCATTGGTTTTCGTGTTTGACGCGAAACGAAAGAGACAAAATTTTCTGAGTTTTGGTTCTCGGACAATGCTACAGtgtgataaattttttttttttgggtttacatttgaatttttgagttctttttttttttatttacaaaaaaagttaaaaatataGATTAAATTGTAGCAATGGTCTATAAATTATACCAACTTGCATTTTCATCCTCGAATTCTACTTATAGTTGTTGTTGTTCTCAAATTATGTTACATGTTGCATTAATGTTCTTTTCCGttaatttcatcaaaattttTGTAAGTTCATGAGTAAACTACGAAATTATTTTTAGCCGAGGTAGTAGATTTTGAGGTTGACTCAAGCTACATTGAATCATATATTTCCACTCATTTCTAGTCACCTTCATTATCgtataattttcatttatttcttgtttttgaacTTTTCTTCGGGGTTTTTCTCGAGTCTCAAGGAAAAATTAATAGGTGTCAGGCATGCTCAGAGCTTCTCTCGGATTTCAAGGAAAAATTTAAGGATTGGTTTTGACATTCACGTAGTGGTATAATAAGTCCTTTACGAAAGACGCTAAAACAAATACAATACCTCCTATCTCTTGGTAGCAATTGACTACTTTATTAAATGGATAAAAGCTGAAGCGTTCACACACATATGAGAAGACAAAGTAATAAGTTTTAGAGATAAAGATATTTGGCTACTTATTTTCATTGTGACTTccatagaaaaaaatttccatcCCTAGTTTTCCAGGCTTAAGAATAAAGATATTTTTGGAGTTTTGTGCATGATCAAATATGGGTTttggagaaagaaaataatggcaCAAATGgcatatttatttacataggAGGGAACTAGCACTATTTTGATTCATGACTTCTTGTGTCTACTAATATATggtattgaaattatttttagttttgacTTTGCTTGAGCTTATTTACTTACGTAACTAAAAAGTATACAGATGTCAATTTAATATCtgaaaatacagaaaataGATTGGTTTAGGAAGAAGTAGTTGATTCCGTACTCATTTTTTCTTAGCTATTCCTTACTTGCTCCATTCATAACTTTCCTCATTCCAACTAAATAAACACACCACAATGGTGTAAATGGTAATGTACAAATAGGTTTTcctagaaaatgaaaaaaaataaaatagaagaaGTAATTATACCAAAGTATTGATTTgtccaaaaatagaaaagacaTTTTCTCCCACACCCAACATGGCTCATGTAAAGCCTTTTCTGACTTGTGGGGAAGCTTCCTCCTTCAGTTTAATTGAGTAACTTGACTTACAATTAGCAACATCAAATTACATCATACTAATCAATCCCACGGCACGAATTCTTCATATGATCATCAAATGGCCAGAAACTGCCTGCAAGCGGCTGAGCTAACGACCAGCGGCCGCCCAGTCCTACTCCCGACGGAGATCGAATGCTCACTCCTCTCCGCCGTAGACCTCGAATGCGAAGACCTCCCCAACTTCCCTCACCTCAAATCGGGTCTCCTCATTCTCACCACCCACCGCCTCTTATGGCTTCCCGAGTCCACCGCCGCCTCTTCATCCTCCGCCATCCCTCTCGCGGCCATCACCCACATCTTCTCGGCCAAAAAGTCAATCAAGTCCATGTTCGCCTCACCCCGGCTCCGATTCCAACTCTCGGTCTCGCCCGACGGCCGGGTTTCGGATTCGGGTTCGGGTTCAAGGTCCGTGGTGGTGACGGTCGTAATCAGGGGCAAGGGCGATTTGGACGCCTTTTTGAACAAGTTGTGGGACAGCTGGCGGGGAAGGGCCTGGGAGATTGTGCATGAGCAGGCCGGCTCGGATGTTGCTTCGGGTTCAGGGTCGAGCTCTGGGATGTATACGAGGGAAGGGGCGGTGAGGATGGTTGGAGTGTCAGGGATTCTAAGGAAGGAGCAGGAGATGTGGGAGAGTACTGATAAGAGCTTGCAGGACGCTTTCCAGGACTTGAATGCTCTCATGGTAATGCTGCCTGTTTGGTTACTAAGATAATTGTTGAATTCCATGAATTTAAGTTTTGTATCAACTGGGAAAGTAGAATCTGGCTGTTCACTGAATGGGGGAAAATTCTGAAATCAAAGTATAGGGTAAATGTGCCTTTTTGTGTATGTCTGCATCTCAAGTATTTGATTTTTGGGAAAGTAATTAGCAATGCTGTGCTGGGTTGATGAGAATATGTGTTGTGTTGAAGGActtttattgagaatttttggtCTTAGGCTTTTCgtttttgggtttgtgatCATATGTGTTTTGCTTAGTTGCCCAAAAAATTGTTGAATGCACAGCTGAAGGCTGTAATATGCGGCTTAGCTAGTGAACactggatttttattttttattttttctaaattttaaaaataattgcatTTGAGTCCTAAAAGTAGGctattcttattttttattatatattttcgaCTCGTGGGTGCATTCAGTGTAGATACTTTTGAACCAGTGTTATGTTCTCTGTTTGTGAATGGCTTTAAGTTGTAGagcaatattaaatttacagAGTAAGGCTAAAGAGATGGTGATGCTAGCAGAGAAAATGAGGCAGAAACTTTTATCTGGCTCGACTTCTCAGCCCAGTGCGGAAAATGATGAAGAATTGGGTTCCAAACAAGAAATGCAAGATTGGTTGCTGAGTGTTGGTATTATATCGCCTGTTACCAAGGAGTCTGCTGGTGCTATGTATCACCAACAATTGTCCCGTCAGGTTATCTTCTTTCTATATTCTTTGTGAATGAAACCACTTTGTTTAGTTTCTCTCTTTAGCATTTGATGATCAAGTGAACTGTAAAGTCAGATTGTGTCACTGGAATATCAGTCTGTGTCATTGAAGTGAAAGTTAGCGCCATCCTTAGCCCCCGAGCTATTCCTTGTTAAAAAGCAACAAAATGTAAACAATATTTCTAGTTTCTTGACCAAtcttgttttaaaataaattttaaaaaaaattcttgacCAAGCAATTTGAAGTTATGCTAGGAAATTTCTATTGTGCAATTCTGATTTATCTTGTTAAACTATATTGTCTTAACTTGTCTGATATATACGTTTATTCTTATTGGATGTTCACATTATTGATTTATGTTATATCTTTCGTCTTAGAGGAGAAAACTCATTTTCTGTTGTTTTTGGTAAATAGTTAGCAGATTTTGTCAGAATTCCACTTGAGAGATCTGGAGGAATGATGAATCTTATAGACATATACTGTCTCTTCAATCGTGCTCGAGGCACAGGTTTTGTGTGATGATATCAGAGCtcttgttttaatttaattttgtttgcaTGACTTTGTTAAGTTCTGAGTTCTTGTCAGGATGTTTAAAGGGTCAAACATGGGTTGTTATCTCTCTTTATGCAGAATTGATCTCGCCAGAAGATTTGCTGCAAGCATGTTCTCTCTGGGAGAAGTTTGACGTGTATGTAGGAATTTcttaaatttgtttatttgaaaGTGTGGATGCACCTTTTATGATAATGCAAAATATAAATGCTAGTCTTCATCACTTGTAataagtgaaaaataaataccCGTCTATATCAGTAGTATTGTAACATGAGCTTGTTATTACCATAATATAATCTCGTTCTGTTTGCAGCCCTGTAATGCTTCGAAAGTTTGATAGTGGAGTCATGGTCATCCAGAATAAGTCTCATAGTGATGAAGAGGTGATCTTATTATCTCTCTATAAGCTGTTTCATGTTGATAAGATTCTACAGTTGTGTGGATTGAAACATATTTCATTCCTGGTGGAAATGATTTCGATTCCCAAGTCTTCAGAATGATTCCTGGACAGGAATGAGATTCCTTATTTTATGCCGGGCCTATATTATATGGCTCCCGTGTTTCTCTTGATTACTATGTTGTAAACACTGGAATAGGAGGAAGGAGAATGATTTTCATTCTTGGTCATTCAAGCTATGCGATGAatacaaatatttttgttttgcatttgtGGTAATgatgaaaacaaattttggCCAAGTAAGAGGCTAAAATTTACACTTTGTCTGCATCTTTGATTATGACATCATGGTCGTTCTACATCAGAAGCCATTTCAAGTTGCTTGACACAACTTACTCTGTTGTCAAATTAGGTTTTTGCTAGAATCAAGACCCTTGTAACAAAGCCCGATGCTCTTCGAACTGGGATAAGTGCCAGTGATGCTGCAATCACATTAGGTATTGCACCAGGCATGGCCAAGGAGCATCTTCTTACTGCTGAAAGCAAGGGTACACTGTTGCACAACTTTGTTTGACAATATTCTAATAATGTTTTCTACATAGAAGTATATGTTTCCTATCAAAAGgaatttctaatattttttaaattttgattaatATTGGATATTGTTGGCAGGTTTGCTATGCAGAGATATAAGCCCCGATGGCTTTCGCTTTTATGTTAACCTGTTTCCTGAAATCGATCCAAATGACATGTTCTCGTAAGTGAAATCTGTGTTGATCTTCCAAGGCTGTTTTTTCTCCTTACTTTATGTTTGCCAAATGTGAAATCTATTAACGAAGCTGCTTGTCAAATGTActtcaatttaatttcatttacaATCTAAACATCTTCAAAATGATTTTCATTAGATCAACCTCTCCAATAATTCTTATTCTGTGGTGGAATTGGTTTCTTTTGCTATGGTTTCTCATTAATTGATTCTTATTGTCTTGTAATAAATAGTCTGTGTCTTACCCTGTGGGTCAGTATTTTGTTTACTCAAATCATTATTTAGATTTAGTAACTGGTAATAATTTTCACATTCTCACCGTTTCCAGCAGTGGTTCATTTGGAAATGTGAAACTATCACTCCTTTGTTGGGTGGTTGTAAATTTCCAGGACAATGTGTTTATACTCATGTACCCACAGGTATAGGGTAGGAGCTACGAGATTGAACACTGACTGATGACTGTGACTGCATAATGATGCTTGGATGTAGATATCTTATGTTTTTTGGTGTCTTTGGTGTATAGTCGATAAACCTTGGAATAAAGTTGTGTTTACATTGTTTAGTTGAGTATGGTGACAATTAAGCTAGTGATGGCTGTAGGACATATAGTCAAGATTTCCGGTTTTCAGAAATGTTGATACTTGTTGTAGAATTGGCCAGCTGGAACTATTGGTTCTTAACTGACTTTGAATTGTGCGCATAGCCTAGACATTGGGTTCAAGACATAACATCACAAAAGAAGGATGAAATTGAACCTCATGAAATTAGGATAGTGCACACAATGCATGCGTCTGTGCATGAATATAATGGTCACTGTTCAATTTATGAGTGTACACAGTCCAATCAATtcacaaaattgaaatggcTGTCTGAAAGTCTATACAAAAGGAATGCATCCCTATTCCTTTTCTCTATGTGCAGGACCCTCTGTAATTTTCTTAGGTTTATCCATTTTCTCACAATTCAAATTACTTTGTTGAGTTTCCTTCTCATGTAATTCCTTTTCTCTGAAAATTCCTAAATGTTTATCCATTTTCCCACCTAATTTGTTATAGGCA
The Prunus dulcis chromosome 2, ALMONDv2, whole genome shotgun sequence DNA segment above includes these coding regions:
- the LOC117619582 gene encoding uncharacterized protein LOC117619582, which codes for MMQELSTIDDLPASNVELEPERIEDGKDGGPAFHCDLYDTELVHKIAQVFIPGLATACVDNTSGDIFWTPASVAADVRKEMVEYITQRSENFVAESVILEDGADAQVSDHPYDIISDFVDDFASSKRNLFSRVSGWLLSEKREDKIDDFVQEMEINGFWLLDRRETIAQSLLKNVDFKNEHHCNMKFNSPVELAEHISNCSFRSMTCTNQGCSTVFCASHKEKHDSICPVKIIPCEQNCSNTIMRRDMDRHCITVCPMKLVSCPFYAVGCQSPIPHCKVEQHNSDDLHSHLLFVLQSIHKEASAEDLEKQLERLKKASSSSQLADARDVRSLTYAVKEIEAKLGPMEVSSKQPEDFETKLGPKEVSNKTHEDVEAKIGPMEVSSSKHPEDLGAKLGPMEVSSKHPEDLEAELESIDLSSKPPEDLEEKLGPKEVSNKTPEDVEEKLGRKEVSSKPQEDLVGKLEPNEVSGKSPEDHEVELRPKEVSSKPPEDLEAKLGPKEVNSKPLEDVETKLVPKEVSSNKSTEDLEINLGPREASSKRSEDLQAKLGPREVSSKSPEDLEAKLRPKEVSSKSPEDVETKPGPKEVGSKPIEGLETKVVPDKTSSKLSEDLEAKLGPKEVSSKSPEDVETKLGPKEVGSKPLEGLETKVGPDETSSKLSEDLEAKFGPNEVSGKPAEDLEAKLGPKEVNSETPMDLDAKLGPKEVSSKPQQDVEAKIGPNEVISKHSKDFEAKLGPMEVSSKDSKDLETELTPTEVSSKLNDSKERRETSISKNVLGEVET
- the LOC117619612 gene encoding vacuolar protein sorting-associated protein 36, translating into MARNCLQAAELTTSGRPVLLPTEIECSLLSAVDLECEDLPNFPHLKSGLLILTTHRLLWLPESTAASSSSAIPLAAITHIFSAKKSIKSMFASPRLRFQLSVSPDGRVSDSGSGSRSVVVTVVIRGKGDLDAFLNKLWDSWRGRAWEIVHEQAGSDVASGSGSSSGMYTREGAVRMVGVSGILRKEQEMWESTDKSLQDAFQDLNALMSKAKEMVMLAEKMRQKLLSGSTSQPSAENDEELGSKQEMQDWLLSVGIISPVTKESAGAMYHQQLSRQLADFVRIPLERSGGMMNLIDIYCLFNRARGTELISPEDLLQACSLWEKFDVPVMLRKFDSGVMVIQNKSHSDEEVFARIKTLVTKPDALRTGISASDAAITLGIAPGMAKEHLLTAESKGLLCRDISPDGFRFYVNLFPEIDPNDMFSVKDYGIYSTWLRAACASG